In Acidobacteriota bacterium, the genomic window TTCAGGGCATAAGAAAATCCCCGGCGGTCAAGCCGGGGCGTCTGCCGTCGAGCATCGGGTGGTTGGTGGTCCGGGCGCCGATTCGCAAGGTTTCTGCGAGGGCGTTCGGGTCGATGTCGACCAAGTCTTGAAAATCGAGGACCGGGAGGGTTCGTCGTCCAGCCCGAGCCACCGTCGGCGAGCCCGCCCGGTCCTCTCGAGATCGCTGTTGTCGTTATCGCGATCACTTGTCTATAGAGCACGCTCCGTGCCAACCCTCCGCAAGGACCCACAAGTGATTGCAAACAGGAGACTTAGGATCCATTCGCACGACTTTTGGGTTCCGGACGTCCAGGATGCCGAAGGGGTGTCAGCAGGGGTGTCGGTGGGTGTCGGTGGGTGTCAGCAAGGGTCGGACAGTGTCAGGGGGTGTCAGCCGAGGCCCCAGCGGGGCGAGACTGGGCGTCGTCACCCCGGAGCCGGCGACAAGCCGGCGCTCCCTCCGTACTTGGATAGAGCTCTTGGAGAGGGTGGGGGTGTCGCCCCGTCAGGGCCGATATGCAGTAGCGAGGGGTTTCAACCCCTCGTGGGGGTCAGATTTGAAGACATTCCTGCGTCAGCGTCAGCCGCCGAAAATCACCCGCTCGGAGCGATAGAGGCGCATCGCCACCGCCAGCAGCGCCGCCGCCGCCAGCAGGGTCATGAGGGCCGAGACGGCAGTGTGGAAGAGGTCGATGGCCTCGCCGCGCATCAGCTGTTGGATCAGCAGCTGCTGGCCGAAGGTGGGGATCATCATCATCCACAGCTTGGCCTTCACCGGCAGGAAGACCAAGAAGAGCCCCGGCAGCGCCGGCACCAGCGGCAGCATGGAGAGATAGTTCTGCGCCTCCTTGAAGCTGCGGGTGAAGGTGGCGATGACCAGCTGGAGGGCCGCCGCCAGCAGCATCATGGGCACGGTGATGAGGAAGATGGTCCCCAAAGCACCGGCGCCGAGGGCGAAGCGGGCGCCGAGGAAATCTTCCAGCGGCAGATAATTGAGCGCCACGGCGAAACCCGCCAGGGTCTCGATCACCGCCACGGCGGTGAACACCAGGGTGGCGGCGTATTTGCCCAGGACGATCTGCCAGCGGGGCACCGGGTTGATCAGCAGCGGCTCCAGGGAGCGCCGCTCCCGCTCGCCGGCGGTGGTGTCGATGGCGAGGTACATGCCGCCGATGAAGATGGCGAAGATGATGAAGTACGGCGCCATGCCCAGCAAGCTGGCGCCGCGGCCCTGGGCGGTGGCGACGCTGCGCCGCACCACTTGCAGGGGCTCGATGACCTGAGGATCCACCCCCCGGGCCAGCAGCCGCAGATTGGCGATCTGGCGGCCGTAGCCGTCCAGGAGCCCCTGCGCCCGGCGAATATTGACCCCGGCGGTAGTCCGAGACTCGTCGAAGATCAGCGTCAACGGCGCCGGCCGGCCGGCCTCGAAGGCCTCGCCGAAGTCCGACCCCACCACCAACACCACCTCCAGATCCCCGGCCCGCACCGCGGCCTCCGGGTCCTCCGGCGGCGGCTGGATCTCCACCCGATGCTGCTCCAAGAACCCGATCAAGGATTCGGCGTGTTCCGCTCCCACCACCGGCAGCTCCAGCGGCTTCTCCGCCCGCTCGGTCATGGAATTGACCGTCACCCCCAGGAGCACCACCAGCAGCACCGGCCCGAGGAGCGGATAGAGCAAGGAGGCGAGGAGGGTGCGGCGATCCCGCACATTGTCCACCACCTCCTTGGTGGCGACGACCCATGCTGCCCGCCAACTCATTCCAAGCCCTCGGTGGTGCCCAGGGTGGCGACGAAGGCGTCCTCCAGGCTGCTCTCTCCGGTGGTCTCCAGCAGCTCGTCGGGAGTGCCCCGGCTCAACACCCGGCCTTCGCCGACGATGACGATGCGGTCACACAGCGCCGCCACCTCCTGCATCACGTGGCTGGAGAAGAGCACCGAGCGGCCGTCGTCCCGCAGCCGGCGAACGAAGTCCCGCATGGCCCGGGTGGCCATGACGTCGAGACCGCTGGTGGGTTCGTCCAGCAGCACGTTGCGGGGATCGTGGACCAGCGCCCGGGCGATGGCCACCTTCAGCTGCTGGCCGGTGGAAAAACCCTCGGTGCGGCGATCGATGATGTCCTGCATGTCGAGCCACCCCACCAAGCGCTCGATATTGGCCTCCAGGGCTTCTCCCTGAAGACCGTGGAGACGGCCGAAGTAGCGCACATTCTCCCGCGAGGTCAGCCGTGGATAGAGACCGCGCCCGTCCGCCGGCAACACTCCGATGCGCCGCCGCACTTCCAACGCCTGGCGCTGGGTGTCGAAGTCGTCGACGGTGGCCCGGCCCTCGTCCGGTTCCAGGGCGGTGTAGAGGATGCGTAGGGTGGTGGTCTTGCCGGCGCCGTTGGGTCCCAGCAGCCCGGTGATGGATCCCTCCGGCACCTGGAAGGAGACCCCCGCCAGGGCCTGCACCTCGCCGAAGCGCTTGGTCAGCCCGTCCACTGCGATCATGATCGATCCCCCACCGGCGTCACGGCCGCGGCCCCGAAAAATTGAGGAAGAAGGGAGCGGCTTCGATGGCCTCGACACACTCGGCGTCCACCGCCTCCAGCGATCCCGCCTCGATGAAGGCCTGCACCTGCTGGGGCAAGCACCCGCGCAGGATGACGTTGTGCCCCAGCCCCGGCGCCACCACCGTCAAGCTGTTGCTCAGGGTCTGCGCCGTGCGCTCGGCGAAGGCCGGCGGCGTCACCGGATCCGCCTCGCCGGAGAGTAGCAGCGAAGGTACGTCCGAACGCACCGCCGATCGCACCGTCGCCGGCAACTCGGCGTAGGGCCAGACGCTGCAGATCTCCTGCAGGCTGTCGAAGAAGCTCTCCCCCAGGTAGGTGCCCCGGCTCGCCTCCGCGGAGGCCTCGACGTCGACGAAGGGCACGTCCTCGGCGCAGGTCACGGAGTAGGACAGCCCGGCGCTGATCTGCGACCCCACGCCGTCGCCGACGGTGAGGGCCAAAGCCGCCAGCCGCCGCAGATCGTCGTTCTCCACCGCGTCGGTGATCAGCAACGGCACCAGTGCCGCGGTCTCCGGCGCGTAGGTGAGGAGGCGCAGGCCTCCCGCCAGGGTTTCCTCGTTGAAGGTCAGCTCCACCGACGCACCGGTGCGCGGATGATCCAGCCGCACCGGCCGGGGGTCTTCCGCCAGCGACGCCATCAAACCGTCGAGCTTCTGCTGCAGGTCGGGGAAGGCCTCGCCACAGGCCTCGTCGTCGGCACAGCGCTGGAAGATCAATTCCAGGGCGTTCTGAGCGTCCCGGGCCAGGGTTTCTCCCAGGGCCACGTCGTGGGGCACCACGCCGTCCAGCACCAGCGTGCGCACCCGCTGCGGGAAGAGGTCGGCATAGGCCAGCGCCAGGCGAGTGCCGTAGGAAACGCCGTAGAGATTCAGCTGGGGGTAGCCCAAAGCCTCTCGCAAGGCTTCCAGATCCCGAGCGGCGGCTTCGGTGGTGTATTGGCGCGGGTCGGCGTCCTGGCTCAACTCCTCCACGCACTCCTGAACCAGCGCCTTGAGCTCGTCGTCGTCCGGCATCTCCAGGCTCTCCTCCATCGCCAACCCCGGGCACTCCAGGGCATGGGAGGAGCCGGTGCCCCGCTGGTCCATGAGCAGAATCGGCCGGTCGTGGTTGAGGGGGCCGATGGCCGGCGACACCTGCAGATAGGTCTCCGTAGAAGCTTGCCCCGGACCGCCGGCGAGGAAGACCACCGCGTCCTCCTCCGCCGTCCGGCTCACCGCCGGCAACACGGCGAAGTACAGGTCCAGGATGCGTCCGTTCTCGACCGCGCGATTCTCCGGCACCTCCAGCGTGCCGCAGCGGGCGTCGAGGGTGGCGGGAGAACCCGGGGAGGTCAGCTGGCAGTCTTCCAGCTGGGCCTCCAGACTGGCTTCCGGGCTAGGGGAGGAATCTTCGCCATCGCCGGAGCCCTCCGTCGCCGGAGCCCCGCCGCAGGCCAGCATCAGCCCCAAGATCAACGCCAGCGCCAGGGGGCCGAGGGCCTTCCGGAGGCCAAGCCGTGGGAGCTCGTCACCGGCACCGATGGCGTTGCGAGAGCTGAAATTCGGATGGATCTTCATGATTCGGTCGCCCGTCGGCGGCGATGGTAACACTGTCAGTGGCGAGCAGGGCCGAGGCCTGAGTGGATTCAAACTAGCTCCGCCACCGCCTGAGCCCCGCCCCGGGATCAATCCCGGGGCTACCCAGGACACCGCCGGATGAATCCGGCTCCCAGAGCCTACTCACCTATAGCCTCCCCTCCGGAGCCAGCGAAGCTGGCGGCGTTTGAGTAGCCCGGGGATTGGATCCCCGGGCGGAGGTGCCGAGATCAACATCCTTTCCCACTACCCTCACCCTCTCCGTCATTCCTTTCGTCATTCCCGCGAACGCGGGGGTGACCAGCTTCCCAGTGCTCACGAGTAGGAAACACGAGCCCTCAGCTTCTTCCAGCCAGCGTCAGGTCCGAACACGCCCCAGGGAGACAGATCTTTGACCAGGTGCGTGAATTCTGCTAGAGATACTGGACGCCGGTCAGCCTTGTCAGGCTTGCCGAGGCAAGACTACTCGATTGAGTCAACCCGAAGAGGCCCAACCCAAACGGCCCGATCCCAAGAGGAGAATCTGACGCGATGAAACGGATGCGCCTGGCCTGGTCTACTACCGCCCTCACCCTGCTGGCTCTTTCCGTTGTGATGCTGGCAGCGCCAGCCGGAGCTGTCCCCGCAAACCTGCAGGACGGTTCTGAAACTCCCTCCTCCGAGGAGGCCTCGTCCGAAATGGCCACAACCGAACAGAAAGGTCCCATGAGCAACCTGCACGCAACCATCAAAACCGACAAGGGCGACATCCGCATCGCCCTCTTCCCCGACCAAGCCCCCCTCACCGTCGCCAACTTCGTCAACCTGGCGCAGCGCGGTTACTACGACGGCGTGGTCTTCCACCGCGTGGTGCCCAACTTCGTGATCCAGGGCGGCGATCCCACCGGCTCCGGCAGCGGCGGCCCGGGCTACCGCTTCCAGGACGAGTTCTCTCCGGAGCTCAAGCACGACGGCCCCGGCATCCTGTCCATGGCCAACGCCGGCCCCGGCACCAACGGCAGCCAGTTCTTCATCACCCACAACGCCACCCCGCACCTCGACGGCCGGCACTCGGTCTTCGGCAAGGTGGAGAGCGGCCAGGACGTGGTGGACGCCATCCGCCAGGGCGACAAGATGGTCAAGGTCACCATCGAGGGCGAGACCGCGGAGCTGATGGAGAAGAATCAGGAACAGCTCGCCGAGTGGAACAAGATCCTCGACAAGAAATACCCCGCCAAGAACTGATTCGCTAGCGGCTGCCGGCTCCTGTCGCTCCGCGTCCGCGGGCGAGGGAGCCGGCACCTGCTCCGCCTCCTCTCCCTCAGCCCTGCCTCTCCCTCAAGTCTCAGTCCGCAGCAGATCCGCGTAGAGATTCCGGTAGAGCTCGTCGCCGTGAAGCGCGAAGGCCTCGAAGTAGGCCGTGTACCACTGCACCAACGAGGCTCCCGCGTCGAGGGAACGCCGCACGTCCTGGGCGTCCTCCACGCCACCGGTACGCACGATGTGGAATTCCCGCCCCAGGCCACAGCGCTCTCGGTGCTCCGCCGCCGCCGACACCAGCCGCAGAGAAGCCTCCTTCAACGGCCGGCCGCTGACGCCGCCGCCGAAATGATGAGTGAAGTAGCGGTAGAGGGCCTGCTCCTCCGGCGCGATGTGCTGGCGGTGGGCGGCATAGTCGGTGGAGGTATTGCCGAAGTTGACGCCGTCGTAGCCGTGCTCGAAGAGCAGATCCAGGACCCGCGGCACCAGCGCCGGCGCCAGATCGCAGGAGAGCTTCACCACCACCGGCGGCTGTCCGGATCCTGCGGGGAAATGCTCTCGAAGCCTCGCCAGGCGCCGCCCCATCGCCCCGAGATTCCCGTCGCCGGCCTCCACCGCTTCGGTGTTGGGGCAGCTCTCGTTGACTTCCAGGAAGTCCACCGCGGCTTCGGCATAGGCCTTCATCCCCCGCGCCAAGGCTTCCAGCGCCGGTGCTTCGTCGAGCTCCGGCGGCGCTCCCAGGCTCGCCCCCACGGGGCATCCCGGTCGCCGGTCCAAACCCTTCAGCAGCCGCGCTACGGCGAGATCGCCGGGGTTGGGCAAGCCGAGCCAGTTGGAAGCGGCACCGGAGCGCGGGTAGGGAGCGAAGGGCCGCCGATGGTGCCCCTTGCGGTTGCCGCCCCGGGGCAGGGCGGTGGTGGTGCCGGCGAGGAAGAAGCCCGCTCCCTGCCCCGCCACCACCTCATACCCCTGGCCATCCTTGAACATCCCGGCGGCGTTGCCCAGGGGCGACGGGAAGGTCACTCCCCAAAGCTCGGTGGCAAGCTGGGCAGGAGTCTGCCCGTAGGGCTCCGGGATCTGCGGCGGCCGGCGGCGCACGAAGGCGGAGAGGAAGCGCTCCCGGCCGCGGGAATAGAGGTCCACCGCCAGCGGCGTCGGCAGCCGCACCAGGAGCGGCCGCAGATGGTGTTCGAGGCGCGCCAGAGTCTTGGTTCCGAGCATTGAAAAAGTGCCTCCCGGCGGGACTCTACCAGCCTCCGAAAGTCCCGCCCTGGAGAGAGCAGATGCTGCTACTCTTGACCACTCCATGAGCCGCCACTCCACCCACCGCATCTGGCGCCCCCTCGCCATCGCCTTCTTCCTCACCACCGTCGCCGCCGGAGCGCTGTTGTTCTGGTGGATTCGCCAGCCGGAGGCGCCGACGGTGGAAGTACGCCATGAGCCTCTGCCCCGGCCGGTGCCCGTCGAGGCGGAACCGGTGCTGCGCCTCGAGGCGGCGAGCTTCGAGCAGCTCCCGGGGTGGCGGGAGGACCCCGCCGCGGAGGCCCTGCCGGCCCTTCGAGCCTCCTGCCGCCGGCTGCTGCGACTGCCCGCCCCTCGGCCCCTGGGCCCCGACGGCGTCGCCGGCACCGCCGGAGATTGGCGGCCGTTCTGCAGCGCCGTCGGAAGGATCGGCGCCGGGGATCACTCAGCCCTCCGCGCCCTGGTGGAACAACGCCTGCGCCCTTGGTCCACAGCTGACGGGTCCGCAGCAGACGGGTCCGCAGCTGACGGGTCCACAGCCGGCGGCGCGGGGCCGGAGAGCCGCCAGGGCCTGTTCACCGGCTATTACGAGCCCACGCTGCGCGGCAGCCGCCGGCGCCAGGGCGCCTACACCGTGCCCCTCTACCGCCGCCCCAACGACATGTTGAGCATCGACCTCGGCAGCTTCCGGGAGGAATTCGCCGGCCGGCGGCTCACCGGACGGCTGGAAGGGCGCAAGGTGGTGCCCTTCCACGACCGCCAAGAGATCGATGCCGGAGCCCTCGGCGGCCGGGGGTTGGAGCTGGCGTGGGTGGACGACCCGGTGGCGGCCTTCTTCCTCCACATCCAGGGGTCCGGCCGGGTGGAGCTGGCGGAGGGGGGCGTGATGCGGGTGGGCTACGCCGGCCAGAACGGTCACCCCTACTACGCCATCGGTCGTGAGTTGGTGGCCCGGGGAGAGCTGGCGGTGGAGGAGGTCTCGCTGCAATCCATCCGCGCCTGGCTCCACGACAACCCCCGGGAAGCGCGGCAGGTGCTGCACACCAACCCCTCCTACATCTTCTTCCGCGAGCTCAAAGGCCCCGGCCCCCTGGGTAGCGAGGGCACCGCCCTGACCCCCGGCCGATCCCTGGCGGTGGACCGCAGCTTCCACGCCATGGGGGTTCCCATGTGGCTCGATTCCACCTATCCCCAGGGCGCACCCACCTCCACCTCGGCCACCCCTGCGGCTCCGCAGGCCGAGGAGGAGTCCGAGCCCTCAGGACCGCCCCTCCAGCGCCTGCTGGTCGCCCAGGACACCGGCGGCGCCATCCATGGCCCGGTGCGCGGCGACGTCTTCTGGGGCCCCGGCGCCGAAGCCGAAGAGATCGCCGGCCGCATGCGCCAGCAGGGGCGCCTGTGGGTGCTGCTCCCCCGCTCCGTCACGCCGCCGGCGGAGGTGCCGGTGCCTGCTACAGAGGCAGAGAACGGAGCCCGGTAGGGTTTTGGTCAGTTGTTCGGTGGTCGTATAGGGAAGAACCCTCACCCCCTCGATCCCCCTCTCCCAGCCCCCCAACCCACCACCCGGTAGAGGGGGAAGCTCATCGAGCAGCACCGTGCCGAGCCTGAGCGATTCGAGCCGCAGCGGGACGAACATTACCGAGCCGAGCTTTATAGGGATGGGCGGGGGCGTCCCTCTCCCGGTCGGGGGGCGGGAGGACTGGGAGAGGGAATGAGGGTGAGGGCTCTGAAAATCCCAGCCATGAAGATCCAGCCATAGGCCTGAGCCCCAACTCCAACGCGTGCTAGAGTTTCCCCGTACCTCGAAACTGAAACACCAGCACCATTTAGCAGCCCGTGGTAAAAGTCAGACGCCAGCGAGAGCGAGGAATTTTTCGTCGAATCAAGGCCGGAAAACCGCAGGCGATGCTGGTATCGGCGAGGTTTTCGAACGAAGATTCGGCGAAAAAGGGCCGCTCGTAGCGCGGCTCGACTTTTACCACGGGCTGTTAGCTCGTCGTTCTCCATCAGATGCCGCCCGAGGAGGACCCTATGCCCCTGAATCTCAGCGACCGCCAGAAGAACGCCATCGGCACTGCCCTCACCCTGCTCGCCGCGGCGGTGATCATCGCTTCCATCGGGCTGCTCTTCTGGGCCATCGGCGCCTTCTTCCAGCGCTTCTCCAATGTCTTCCTGCCGCTGGCGGTGGCGGCGGTGGCGGCGCTGGTGTTCAATCCCTACTTCGAATGGCTGCGCCGGCGGCTACACATGCCCACGGCGGTGGCGGTGGCGGTGGTCTTTCTGTCCGCGCTGATTCCGCTGACGGCGTTCTTCTGGTTTTTCGGCGCCCTGGCGGTGGAGCAGATCACCGAGCTGGTGAAGCAGGTCCCGGCGTGGTGGGAGAACGTCCGCGCCGAGATCCAACGACGGTTGCCGGAGATCCAGGACTTCTTCCAGAACAACCCCTGGGGACAGCGCATTCAAAGCGCGGTGCAGAACCAACAGGAGGCCATGCTCCAGGGCCTGAGCGAGGTGAGCAGCCGCGCCGCAGACTTCGGCGCCTTTGTGATGCGCAGTATCGGCACCCTGCTGGCCTGGGCGGTGCTGCCGGTCTACTTCGCCTTCTTTCTCATCGCCGAAATGCAAAAGCCGCGCAATCCGGAGGCCTTGCTGCCCTTCCTCAAGCAGGAGACCCGCCGCGACGTCATCTACCTGGTGCGGGAGTTCGTCAACATCATCGTCGCCTTCTTCCGCGGCCAGCTGCTGGTGGCCACCTTCCAGGGCCTGCTCTTCGCCGCCGGCTTCTCCATCGTGGGGCTCAAATACGGCTTCGTCCTGGGGCTGGTGCTGGGCTTCTTGAACATCATCCCGTACCTGGGCAGCATCGTCGGTCTGGGAGTGGCGCTACCCTTGGCGTATTTCCAGGACGACGGCGGATTGCTCAAAGTGGGGCTGGTACTTCTGGTCTTCACCATCGTGCAGATGATCGAGGGCTACATCCTGACTCCCAAGATCATGGGCGACCGCACCGGTCTGCATCCGGTGGCCATCATCGTGGCGGTGTTCTTCTGGGGCTCAGCCCTGGGCGGCATCTCGGGCATGATCCTGGCCATCCCCCTCACCGCTTTCCTGGTGGTCTTCTGGCGCCTGGCGCGGGAGAAGTACATCCAGGAAATGCTCTGATCTAGCGCTGCAACAAAACAGCCCCGCTACCATCGGGCAGCGGGGCCGCAATGCTCTACTCGCGGGATGAGCCGAGCTCCGTCGGCTCATCCGGGGAGCTCAAATACCGCCACAGACGAGGCCCAGACGGCCTCTGCTGCAAATACCGTCCGCCAATCCACCGTGAAGCCCACAGGCCTGCTCGCCGGCCTGGCAGCACTCGCCGAAGGTCTCGTCGGGACAGAAGTAGCCGAAGCCGTAGCCGTCCTCGCATAGGAAGTCACACACGATCTCGTCGGCCTCCTGGGCGTTCCCCGCAGAGGTCGAGGGACCGTCCCCCGGGGCCTTGGCCTGCACCGCCGGTGGCGCCAGGACCAGCATCAACGCCGCCGCCCCCACCACCACTAAAGCCAGAGCTAAATAGAGCTTCCGCACACTGCACCTCCTTGAAGATGGGACTGAATAGATACCAACTCCGGAGGCCGCCACCGAGCCTCTCTGGGAGGCCCGACGGGGGCCAATCCGAAAGCTAGGAGCTCAGATGCCGTCGCAGGTGTAGTTGACGCTGCCCTGCCAGCAGGAGCCCTCGTCGACGCCACCGTGGTAGGACCAGCAGGCGTCCTCACCAATCTGGCAACAATCCGGGAAGCTGCCCAGCTTGCAGATGTAGGCGAGACCGGTGCCGTCGTCACAGGTGATGGCGCAGAAGATCCCCGCCTCCTGGGCGCCGCCGGCACTGCCGGAGATCGAGCCCTGGGCGATGGGTTCCTGGGAGGCTGCTTGCTGGGAAAGAGATTGCTGAGAAGCGGGGCTGTCAGGGGTCGCAGCGGCGGATTGGGCTGCCGCTCCTTCCGCCGCCATCACCGACATGGATCCGGCCACCAACGTCAACACGGCCAGGGCATAGAAGAGCTTCTTCATCGTAGTCCTCCTCCTCGTTCGAGGGTCCAAAGAAGGGCCACGCCAATGCACCCGAAGCCGGAGCGGTCACGCCCAAAGCCAAGAGGGGCCGCGAGGCCCTGATATCTCCCGCAAAGCAGAGATAAAGAATAGTTACTAAGGACACTATACCTATTTAGAGCAAGTTGCAATTTCGCTCTCGCATCATAACGACACGCGGTGATGAGCCCTGGAAAATGAGACGTCCGCCGAATGCTTTGCGCTGGAACTAAGAGAAGGAGAAACTCAGTGCGAGCCCCGCCCCTGGATCGCGATCACTGGTCCCGACGAGGAGAGTCCCCATGGATCTGGCCTATTTCATCACCACTCTGGGATTGATTCCCTACTTCACCTCCCGGGCCTTCATCCCCCTCTTCGCCACCGCCCTCACCGCCCGCTTCGGTCCGGACATGGGCTTTCTGGCCCAGGACGTGATGGGGATTCAGCTGCTCGAAGCGGTGCCCGCCTGGACCACCTCCAACACGGTGCTGTGGATCCTCGGCGGCTTCACCGTCCTCGAGATCCTGCTCAACAAGAACCCCGATCTGCGGGAGCTGCTCTCCCTCACCGACAGCCAGCTCAAGGGCCTGGCGGCCCTCAGCCTGTGCCTGGTGCTGGCCTCCGCGGAGCCGTCCCAGCTGGCGGCGCCGCTGGCCCAGGCGGGTCTCTTGGGCGACCTCTCCTTCGCCCACTTCTGGGCCCTCAGCGCCGGTGCCACAGTCTGGTTCTTGGCCACCCTGCGCAACGCCATCTACGGCTTCCTGATGGAGATGGACGAGGACGACGACCTGGGGCTTCAGAAACTCCTGAGCTGGATGGAGGACGGCATCGGCTTCGTCGGCGTGCTCTTCGTGGTGATCCTGCCCATGGCGGCGCTGGCGGTGACCGGCGTCACGGTGCTGGGGCTCTATCTACTGCGCAAATATCTCGAGCATCGGGAGGAGAAGCAGAAGGTCCCCTGCCCCACTTGCGCCAGCCCCAACTCTCCCTGCGGCATCCACTGCGCGCAGTGCAACCAGCCCCGGACCGAGGTCCGGCAAGTGGGCTGGATGGGGACGGTGCGCCAAGCCGTGGCGACGGATCTGGAAGCCCACCGATTCCAGCTGCGGGCGCAGAAGCGTTGCCATCATTGCGGAGAGCGGCTGCGGGGGCGGCAGCTGGATCTCCAATGCCAGCTATGCCACAGCCCGTGCTTCGCCCACCGCGGCGAGCTGGAAGCCTACGTGCAATGCCTCCAGGGCACGCTGCCGCGGGCGCTGCTGATCCTGCTGGTCCTGGGGGCTATCCCGCTGGTAGGCCTGATCCCGGGGATCCTCTACTATCGGCTGTCGCTGATCTCCAGCCTACGACGCTATCTGCCCCGCTCCACCCGCTTCTTCAGCCGCTGGCTGGTGCGGGGCATCAATCTGGTGCTCATCTGCCTGCAGCCGGTGCCCTTCTTCGGTGCCTTCACCCTGCCGCTGCTCTGCCTGTCGAATTTCTGGATCTACCGCCACTTCCTGCTGCGGGAAGGGCAGGCGAAACTATCGCTGGAGGCTGCCGCTTCCGAGAGCTGAGGAAGCGGCGAAAGCAGGCTGCCGAGACGGGCACCGGATCGTTGCGATGGTGGGCTGGCGCCCACCCTACTCGCTCAGATCCAAAACTCGGGTGGTGACTGCAGCGAGTCGTGAAATCGGCTACTGAACCTGCTCTTTGGTCTTGCGGAAGCGAATGGCGGGGTTGTCGTCCACCGTGGTGGTGAGATGCCAGTCGTTGCGCGCCAAGAAGACCGGGTGCCCGTTGTGGTCCTCCGCCAGGGCCGCCTGATTCTTGTCGGTGAAGGCCTTGAGGGTGCGGGGGTCGTCGGCCTCCACCCAGCGGGCGGCGTAGACGGCGGTGGAGGTGAACTGGACCTCCAGGTCGTATTCGGTGCGGATGCGGTCCGCCAACACGTCGAATTGCAGGGCGCCGGCGACGCCGACGATCCACTCGCCGCCGAGGCGGGTCTTGAAGGCCTGGGCGGCTCCCTCCTCCGCCAGCTGGGTGAGGGCGCGGCCCAGGTGCTTGGCCCGCAGGGGATCCAGCGGCCGCACTTTGCGCAGAAACTCCGGCGCAAAGCTGGGGATACCGGTGAAGCGCAGCTCCTCGCCCTCGGTGAGGGAGTCACCGATGCGCAGGGTGCCGTGGTTGGGAATGCCGATGATGTCGCCGGCGTAGGCTTCCTCCGCCAGCTCCCGATCCCGCGCCAGGAAGAGCACCGGGTTGTGCAGCTTGATCTGCTTGCCGCTGCGGGTGTGCTGGACCTTCATGCCGCGCTCGAAACGACCGGAGCATAGGCGCAGGAAGGCGATGCGGTCCCGGTGCTTGGGGTCCATATTCGCCTGGATTTTGAATACGAAACCGGTGAGGGCCTTCTCCAGCGGATCCACTTCCCGCTCCGCTGCCGGCTGCGGCCGCGGCGGCGGAGCCCAGTTCACCAGGCCGTCGAGGAGCTCCCGGACGCCGAAGTTCTGGATCGCGCTGCCGAAGAAGACGGGGGTGAGGTTGCCCTCCCGATAGGCCTGGAGATCGAAGCTGGGACACAGCCCCCGCACCATCTCGACCTCCTCCCGCAGCTCCGCCACCGCCGACTCCGGCAGCAGCTCGTCGAGCTTGGGATCGTCCAGCCCCTGGCATTCGGTGGCCGGCGCGGCGATCTCGCCCTTGCCCCGCTCCATCTTGAGCAGGCGATCGTGGATCAGGTCGTAGCAGCCCAGGAAGCGCTGCCCCATGCCGATGGGCCAATCCGCCGGCGCCACCTCCAGCTGCAGAGTGTCCTCGATCTCGTCCAGGAGCTCGAAGGGATCCTTGCACTCGCGATCGAGCTTGTTGATGAAGGTGATGATGGGCACGTCCCGCATGCGGCACACTTCGAAGAGCTTGCGGGTCTGGGTCTCGATACCCTTGGCACCATCGAGGACCATGACGGCGGAGTCGACGGCGGTGAGGGTGCGGTAGGTGTCCTCGCTGAAGTCCTCGTGACCG contains:
- a CDS encoding AI-2E family transporter; this translates as MPLNLSDRQKNAIGTALTLLAAAVIIASIGLLFWAIGAFFQRFSNVFLPLAVAAVAALVFNPYFEWLRRRLHMPTAVAVAVVFLSALIPLTAFFWFFGALAVEQITELVKQVPAWWENVRAEIQRRLPEIQDFFQNNPWGQRIQSAVQNQQEAMLQGLSEVSSRAADFGAFVMRSIGTLLAWAVLPVYFAFFLIAEMQKPRNPEALLPFLKQETRRDVIYLVREFVNIIVAFFRGQLLVATFQGLLFAAGFSIVGLKYGFVLGLVLGFLNIIPYLGSIVGLGVALPLAYFQDDGGLLKVGLVLLVFTIVQMIEGYILTPKIMGDRTGLHPVAIIVAVFFWGSALGGISGMILAIPLTAFLVVFWRLAREKYIQEML
- a CDS encoding peptide chain release factor 3; its protein translation is MSKFEDEIHSRRTFAIISHPDAGKTTLTEKLLLFGGAIQMAGAVKARGERRRARSDWMKVEQERGISVTASVMTYEYRGCTFNLLDTPGHEDFSEDTYRTLTAVDSAVMVLDGAKGIETQTRKLFEVCRMRDVPIITFINKLDRECKDPFELLDEIEDTLQLEVAPADWPIGMGQRFLGCYDLIHDRLLKMERGKGEIAAPATECQGLDDPKLDELLPESAVAELREEVEMVRGLCPSFDLQAYREGNLTPVFFGSAIQNFGVRELLDGLVNWAPPPRPQPAAEREVDPLEKALTGFVFKIQANMDPKHRDRIAFLRLCSGRFERGMKVQHTRSGKQIKLHNPVLFLARDRELAEEAYAGDIIGIPNHGTLRIGDSLTEGEELRFTGIPSFAPEFLRKVRPLDPLRAKHLGRALTQLAEEGAAQAFKTRLGGEWIVGVAGALQFDVLADRIRTEYDLEVQFTSTAVYAARWVEADDPRTLKAFTDKNQAALAEDHNGHPVFLARNDWHLTTTVDDNPAIRFRKTKEQVQ